The DNA region ttttataaaaaaaaactaacttaatccacctatgtggttggtgccttcctcactctttacaaACAGTGGGTGACATGATGgaatacacaaatttcatctatttttttagatccggaatacaaatatcactgaagtggtcataacttgagacagggttgccagatcatcaatgttttggactcgttgaaaaggtctttcaattacctaaacaacgatgtgtcggataatggatccggacatagtttatatacatttaattgaaatctggcttcaaaaagatacataaatatcaattaagtggtaaaaactcaagacagggttgccagattatcaatgttttggactcgttggaaaggtcttccgaCTACCTAACAAACGATGGCCGGATGATAGATTCGGACATAgctttacatacatttaagtgagatccggatatttgtgaaaacacatttttatacataacttttgaactacttatcgaaacttcaaacaattcaatggtgacgtatgggaccctaaaccgagTGTAATGCGACCGGAAACTGAGTAAgaatgttggtcacatacatacacacacatacacacacacataaacacATACATTGTTTCagttcgattctgagtcgataggtatatatgaaggtgggtctacgacgtttctgaaagaagttcattttccgagcaggattatagccttacctcaggtgaggaaggcaatatTACAAGTTCTTATATTCTTCTTTTCTGATTGtataaaaaatgacaattttgaaaaaaaatcacacgcaCAAAgtcaaaaattcttattttattgGTAAAAATTGTAtgctttttcgattttttccaaaatttatccTTTTTGAGTaataaaaaccaccaaaaaaaagaatttgtttCATTGTTGAATAGATGGCACTTTTTGTCAACTAATTACACTgacttacaaaaatttacaaaggaCTCCACAGGCTCaaccagccatgccagatatacaaataaatctgtattttacagatttttcgatcccgaaaatcacaaaaatctgtatctatagatttttttaaaatgattttatttaaaaatttgaacaatttaataattgattcatgctttaatattattaaaaagCATAAATCTGTTGTTAAAAGTCTAAAACAATCTTCTTtggcttcgaatttgacatgatacagataaaatacagatttatttttaaagaaaatacagatctccctcaaaataatctggcatcgttgggctcaactcgaggggaatcATGATGTTTGGGGTCCTCAGAAAATCTAGCACATTGAATACACAATGCAACATTATTTAGGGTGGTCGACACTGTTGCATACAAGCAAAAactgcatgcaatatgtggaaGTAGCAAACAGCactaattttccattcaaactttggagaaaaccattcagccctgtctaaatatttttgaataaatcaaagtgcacgtgtttctggtgaccccaaacttcatgcttcccatCGAGTTGATCCTGTGTAGAAATTTTCTTGGTCGGTGTTATTATGACGAAAGCAATGcccaaaaaaataccaaatcgatcagaaaatccgttctcaagatacagtaaaattattattatgacAGTTTGTTTTGTATGGATGTTCAATGAATTTAGCATAGAAACTCAATTTTAATATTACGCTGCCGGTGTGCTCtgttgtactaagcttgctgagattcctatctagatagaacaaaagagcacacgggcatcgaTTATTGAAACCTTTTTTTCAGGCGTTTAAATTGCTTTTTGGAGTGATCATAAGATTTTAAAACCAGTCcggaaatgtttttgtttttcacttGGATAAAGCaagataaattttgaagcaaacaTATTGAAAAGATAGCAAACCATTTTCAAGCATGTTGCTTTCACTCCCTTCAAGTAAGTTTCCTGCCATTCTTCCTGCAACgtttaatcaaatttgtttgccagcaaaattgaattttatttttattttattgctgAAATATTTGTTGCTCTCGTGTTGGTTGCCACCGTTGCCTTGTACGGGGCGATGAATGCCAAACATTCGCTTCTTGTAAATAACACCACCTCGTACCAGGAACCGACGACCACAAcccgtcgtcgacgtcgtcgcgCAGTGTAACATAATTCCTGGTTTGGGTGGGGTAGAACGGTGGTCTCACAAAAGCGAGCAAACATCGCGGTCCCTTTATGTGGAAGGTGGACGACCACACGAGAACCACACacggaaaaaatttaaaaatattcgaaaaaaaatcacattggtTTTATACTAATTGGTTTTGAAGTAATGCTGTGGTTGAATaacgtttattttgttttgcataAATTGAAAGATCTAAATTTCTTTTCGTGTAAACATATGAGGACGAAGACGAAGCCAAGTGCTAGTATTTCATATTCACATCTCTGTTGACACCATACCTTTCTGGAGGGTTACCATGGCATTGCAGGTATTTTCAATTCTgttaaattggaaaatattctcaAGTTTCCTGGTggaataaaaaggaaaaaaatacaattcaaaATATATTCTGTTCCAAATTTCTCTTGAGCTACATCTTAAAGTCAAAGCCGCATCCAGCGAAGCTATTGAAAATTCCCCGAACTTTCCAGCCCAATCTCGAAGAGGGAAACCCAAAGTCGTCCCTAAGGGGCTTACAATGGGTGGGTATTTTCCCACAAGCTCGGAGACCAACCAACGAAAACCACACAAATCACAAATCTTGGCCTAACCAGTTCGTATACGCACAAGAATAGGATCTAGAgcggttggttgaatatttgcATTATTTGCTGAAGAAAGTGTTTTGCTTTTGGTCCCGGCACGATTtattagataaaatattgacatTTGCTCGTATTGGTCCCTGTTGGATTGTGATTTCGTAGTTGGGCTAGCATGCATGGAATGTAGCTTAAAGTTTTTGACTTTAAAAGATTACCAGGAAACGTGGAATTATTCCACAGAAAGGATACTGAAATGATGGAAAATCTGTTTTCAACGGATAGTATAgatatatttttatcaaaaaatatgtaagcaATATTTACGTGATCTCGTATCCTCTTTGATCACAATTACCCAAAATCCTGTCACAGTTCCCGGACGTCAACCACCCGCAACAAATCGCTACTTTTCACACCAATAGCATCGTGACACGATTCGCATATCAAACGAGCGGGGGGAGAGCTCAACTTATTGCCATTCATCTGCAAGCAAAAGCAGCGTACACTGCAATTTACATATCAGCTAGGTATGTATCGAGAAAGCCCTTCATCATTCATTGATTCCGCACGTCGTTGTCGTTCGTTCCCTTGCCACGATGAAGCGATGTTCCGCTACAAGCATTACGCTACGCTCTGGTGACGCTCAAAGCTCCTCCAGTACGAAACATAGTAATTTCGGTAAACGCTTGTGCAAGCAATGATTTGGCTGGTTGACAGTTTTCACCGTTTCATCATTGATTGAGGTTACACCGGCAGAGTATAGCAAAGTTTCAGCACGATAGTCGGACATATGGTATTCTGATCTGATGTATGGAAATGTGCAGAATTTGTTCAATTAGGAATAAAAGGAAGTTCATTGTGCAAGTATGCAATAACATTAAGATGTTAAGAATTGATTAGCACAAAGATTTGCGCTTGACTTGATGAAAAATAGTTTAGTTTTGTATAGAATACAGTCGActttctggttgtcaatatccaagggaccgtctaggaagagaagcatcagtttacagaacgatgcaaaatgaagactcgattgaaatttgttttttcttgctaaccagctatgggagagaatcatggcaacgtccagcaaacaaaaacaaataaatgtcaaacacccttcgaagcttcgtttctcaaagaaaaatgtctatgcaagccatgagaaagtgaaattattgacaactggaatagatatttaaagcaaatagaatccaagggaccgtcgaggaagagatctttcaagcaagagaaaatatcgaggaataaagacaatcgaagtatgcagtttgaagggactgaagaattcatcggtacatggagcattattgatatcgagaagatcgacagccagggAGTCGACTGTAATACGATGATCTTGTTAATTTCCTTAAAGTAAAATTAtacaacataattttaaaaatgctcttCAAAATTATTAACTTGGAAGCATGACGTATATGGTTCCCCACggtgtgttttctgggcaaccttaaagagaaaaaatagtcatcgctactttcaaaagtgtcttatagaaaattttatcagctttccaatgcttctaagagcgaaatgtttcgtcgagaaatttctgagatacctttattttaagttttttctaaatccttcatcatttattgaaaacttttcaataacagtttaggaAACTAGTCAAATGACAtgttttatgtgtcatttactcatcaaaatgttcaaaattatacaagaaacaactttgtaaaaggttgcaaattgctaaaaatatttcaaaaaaataatttttgattgaGTTTCTGAATAtgcgggatttattcagaaattgaaATCAGAAAACCGTATTTAAATATATGTTTACAAGaattaatagattattacaaaaaaattgtgtacaaatatcagccgtctgctctgatttagctgatacaaccgaaatttttgcaggtttgagattgttaagggtaattagatttttatggataaatatcatatttccttaaccaaacattaaccagttgcatggataccAAAACATATTATTTACTTGAAATTAAACTACAAATTACTGTGTAGAGTTtcaggagaaatacttttcatgagcatgaaaggttttttttatgaaatgattGAGTAATCAGCAATGTTATAGAAGTCTTATCTGCTTTAAAAACGTTTTACAAGtatctttagtttttttcaaatagcttGTAATGGAGgcttctgtttgattttttgttaaaattaatattttatttttgtttcaaccaaaaaaagtttatgaaggtgttttcaacattgaaacacaacattttaatgatACTTTcaccggtaatttttttttaaaaaatatatatatttactTTATGcctatgaaaaaatgacttttgaagcATTGTATCTATGTTTCTGGTTAATGGGTAAATCCTGGTGATATTTCCTTAAACAAAGgaaatatcatatttattcataaaaatgcaataacaatctcacacctgcaaaaaaaaaggtaGTATCAGCAaaatcagagcagacacgtgatatatgttcacaaaaattatgtaataatctattaattgtggtaaaattttcattcaaatacgGTTTTATAATTCTAATtactgaataaatcccacaagTTCAAAACtcagttaaaatataattttaaaaatgtttaaagattTGCAACAttctacaaatttgtttcttgtcttattttgcccattttgatgagtaaatgacacataaaacacatcatttgactagttttctgaactgtttttaaaaagttttcaataaatgatgaaggatttttaaacaaaaaacttaaattaaagatatctcagaaatttctcgatgaaacatttcgctcttagaagcattggagggctgagaaaatttcccataagacaCATTTTAAAGTAGCGAtgaatattttttcctgataaggttgttctagaaaacacgccgtgacaATAACCTCTTTTTGAAATAGCTGTGGAATTTGTTTTAGAtgcttataattttgaaaaatatatttacctTTTGCTAAGATACCACCTAAACAATTTTATAAGAAGATTAATTCAATCTGTTAACcatcaaaacatatttgaaacatcaaaaatcagtccgtttttcgattcaaactgcaacaagttgcaaaaagaagattttttttgctgaaacagTCAAATTTTGCGGCAACGAGTtgtttgcaacatttttttttgcaattccggaaaAGTTTGTTTAATGTAATacccatgttttttttctgtaatttgatCTTTCAAagccaaataatattgaaaaatgttacttttcgattaaaatgttgaaaagttcatcttttcaacattttgaattcTATCAAAATTTCCGGATCATTTGTGTTATTGCTAAAGAGTTTGGTAGGTAGAAACCACATAGCCGCACAATTCAGTTTGTTTATCTTTAGCctttttactcaaaattgaagaccacgtggtttatgaacgATCCTTTTCCGGCAAGATCAGCTTCTCTGAACTTCTCTGAACACCATTCATCTTTGAACGTTAGTTTGAACTTAAATCCCCAAATTTAAAGTACAGCAAAACCAGGATGTTCACACTTATTGCAAAACTTGATAGCATGCTCAAAAGTTCGTTCAATGAACTCTTATTCTCTTTACCATGTTAATAAGAAGTTCAACCCGCTCACATTCAATGTAAAGTAAAACAATTTAATCCATctttaaatcatgatttgctCGTGTATAAAGGTTTGGTGCAACTCgaagaaattttacaaaaactagTGAAAATTTTACCATAAATAACTGGTACGTGACGTATGTTTTGCTTCTGAATATCTTAAATAATAACTTTCGTAGAGATTGAATTAATACACAGGTCATTAAAACACTTCCTTCCAAAACCCACAAATCACTCTCAAGCGGAAGTCAGAAAGTCTTACAAGTGTAACAGTCGTTAAACGTTTCCATTAAACAGCACCATTTCTACAATCGATACGATCTACACGGTCTATAATTTAGCCATTTGCATACGCACGTCTGTATCGCGCTCGAAACTCACACACACTTTATGAATTGCCAATATTTATTCGTACCAGTCATCTTCAGTCAGTCTGGGCCGATTCCCACCAGCCAGTCAACCATCAGGCTCTATAAATCTCGCATGAATTATTCATGACCGCATTAGTGCCGATTGAGAGCTCCACCGTGGATGCCGGAAAATTAAGCGTGAGGAAAATTCTGAAGGAAAACTCTGCaagaaccaaataaaaaaaaaatatggccaCTCGGGTGGAGCTGGCTCTGCTCGTTTGGATCGCGGTTTGGTCCACCGGCAAAGTTGAGGGTGTAAGAAACGAATCGATGGCTAAGGAAGTTGAAGCAGGTGCTTAACCAGGTTTTTGTGCAATTGCAGAAAGCCACCGTCGAGCAGATGATGAAAACGGGCGAGATGATTCGGAGTGTGTGCATCGGCAAGGCGAAGGCCAGCGAGGAGCTGGTCAACCAGCTGAAGGAGTCCAAGTTTCCGGACGCCATGGAGGTCAAGTGCTACGTCAACTGTGCGCTGGAGATGATGCAGGCGGTGAGTtggttttttttgaagaattcttTGAGGAGCTTTTGACCGAGAAATTcaatccaacatttttttttacatttttcatcgTGATCGTGAATTCCTGTCGCATGCGTACCAACTTGAGtaagaaatatgatttttcagcacaagtcttCAATTTATCCACCGAGGTTTAACCGAGTAAaaactattaagaaaaaaataatatttaagagCGTAATCATAACCATCACGAGCAAATCATAACCATCTCTCATCGACCAATCTGCCTAAaattttcagggtttgtttgtacatataaaactagcatctggccaaaatatgagcagtttggtcaacgggaagtggggcaaatcgggacacaaagtttaaaggttcaagaacgtcaaaaatcttataaGACTATAAcataggcaaaattcaatttaatttcaaaattcaacatgcatctgaaaggacttgaaaaatgcaaaaaaatgcagggagaagcatccaaattggttaaatctaaagggagttattggcattttagtgaaaaatagcataattttcaaactcatattaaaaagtgttcaatttagatatcaactcggttcgacctgcagcttgaaGGGGACATCtgtgactaccatctgagactaagaacgctttgggtaaggcagttgaacatattaaatagacactttcacctttagtgatttttttggttttaaatttttgctcgggggaccccttagatcccattttctggtgataattttatcatattcgtgttcctgagactaTTTCACaacatgcatattttttttaatttacattcatttaaccctttaaaaaatgaaagttaaaaaaatcttcgattcatatttattaaaaatcaagttcgttttcAAGGATACTAAATGACACCAGAAacaaagcagcttcttaatttttttttcaactttaatttcataaagggttaaaatggatgaaaataaacatttttgtgcctgtttctattgtgaaattgtctcaggaacacgaatatcatGAAATTATCACCGGTAAATTTGATCTAAGGGATCCCCCGAGCAAAACTTTAcagccaaaaaattcactaaaagtagaaGTGACTAACCCCTGAaaataatatgttaaactgccttacccaaagcgttctcagtctcagatggtagtcacagatatcccctacaagctgcaggtcgaaccgagttgatatctggatggaacactttttaatttgagtttgaaaattatgctattttttcactaaaattccaataactccctttaaatttaaccaattggagtgcttctccctgcattttgttgcattttttaagcccttttagacgcattttgaattttgaattttgagttttgcctatgttacagcctttttaagatttttgacgtttttgaaccttcaaactttctgtcccgatttgcctcacctcccgttgacctagagtgctcatatatTGGCCAGATACTAGTTTTATATGTGCAGCAACCCCTTAAAATTTCTGGCAGATTGGTGTTGTCCAATCGACGttccatacaaaggggtatgccctgttcgtgaactcgctcttaatgtttggctattttgaaatgttagtcatgatttagaaaaaaaatgattttgaaaagatcaaaaaatttcatgaatgtttcattttttacattttagatCGGACcatgagttgctgagatatcggcattagaGAATGGAGGGTTGTTTAGATTAGACTCAGAAAACTTCAATGTTcctatttatttttcttaaaaccgttgtatctcagcaaccagaggtccaattttcaatgtctcttagacaattttgtagcaaattttccgatcttaaaaaaaatatttgcaacaattgTCACTcaaggtcactattttaaaaaatcgacaaactgcgctgaaatcaaactttcggtggctgtatcttgataaaaaaaatctgtcaagttcctttcgattggaaattcaaatttacgttatttaaaaaaaatacactattaaaaaatttatacgtcggcggcaaaatttttgaccatacttctctatgactaaaaagttgctggatttggtccccttaaaaaatatcaaaaaatttaaaaataaaaaaatggctcTGGGAAATTGATTTCATGTGAAAAATGtaaactacaactttgcagaggaaaattcattcaaaagttacagattttcgaatacttacgtaccatttttgtatggacagctgccaaaattgtgtaTAGACTTCTATGagtgaatcaatgacacaaaatagtttctttgcccatagggaaggcccccacaaaatttgaaccaaataaaaaaaatacaaaatataaaaatggtcgaaatcggccgattttgtagagaatttctCTATTGTAGAATTTTTTGTAAACGGTTCAAAAAACATTGGATAGAGTAGTACAGGGCAAAAGTACGACCGGGGCAAAGGTACGCACTACAGATTGTCTAGGgaaacagattggccaatgtttctgGACACCAAACGTGCTGGACACCAAacgccctttacgcccagcaaaactggcagtgttgcaagcgcaaaacatacgttgccagtgcctGTTTATTTTGCATTGGCCAGTCTGTTTCCCTAGACAGTCTGTAGTACGCACCGGTCTTTttgataccgtaaactggggtgactttgatagcccggggtgacattgatagaaatttgatctgTCCAGTAATTTTGATATATCCAATggaacagtcacatttttgtatATATGTTTGATAATAAAAAAGGATAACTTATTATCAAAcatatatctagagttttttttgattaggtcctataaacatatgaaagacaatggtttattggtccttttcaaaaaaaactctggatatgcaaaaatgcttacatactcaaaattttataaaatgttgagATATTAATTTGATGGGCATTccaaaaacctatcaaagtcatcccagtttacggtatttaatTTTTACCTTAAAAGCTCATTTTCGGGTATCCAACTTGTGTTAGGGAAAATTTAAagcttttacaaaaataaagtgaaaaaattgaagtttcagtATGTtattgagtaattctctaccaactcacacgaaatcgggaaaagttgccccgacccctcttcgatttgcgtgaaactttgtcctaaggggtaacttttgtccctgatcatgaatctgaggtacgttttttgatacctcgtgacggaggggcggtacgaccccttaaatttttgatcatgcgaaaaaataggtgtttttcaataatttgcagcctgaaacggtgatgagatagacattGTGTGTGATTTTagtgtgacgtactttatggatggaTGAAGCCTTACCTTTCTAaccattaaatttttgaaatccctcttcttcttattttttaccACCTGTTTTCCCAAAAAGAAATTTGCGGGGCAAGGGTACGCATTCAAATTTTGACgcatttttatgtgaaaaaattcaaacaaattggataactttaatttcatttcgttttgtttttgccaaaacaggaccaaaaaataaaactgatgcAAAAATAGAATCGTTATGaaccctaaaaataaaacattagttATAACAGTACTACTTTGTTCAAATAATTCCATGTAccgtaaaattttctttattttggaTACAAAATGACCCCTAGTGAAAACTAgattaaaagttattttttactaATAAAATAAACGAGTAGTACGCGTTGTACGTACCTTTGTCCCACATACgtgtatttttaatcaaagaggggcttttaactttttttccgaatttGAGCTTTAGGACCACAGATCGAAGAAAGATTTTAGCTTCATAATATTCCCTCTTTTATGatgatgaaaagttgtcaaatcggGCCCCTCACCGTCACAATATACAGAAAAATGGACCCCGGATTCTTGATCAGGGACCAagcgaaaatcgaagaggggtctggGTTGTGAGAGTTGGATTAGAAAGGCCCATATAGAATAATCCATGATAAAATcagcaataatttaaaaatatatcacAATTTCTCATTGAACAGATGAAAAAAGGCAAGCTGAACTATGACGCGATGCTGAAGCAGATCGATACCATCATGCCGGATGAGCTGGCGGAACCGATGAGGAACGCTGTCAACGTGTGCCGAAATAGTGCTGATGGCATCAAGAACAACTGCGAGGCGTCTTACGCGGTGGCCAAATGTATTTCCAAGAACAACCCCAAGTTTGTGTTTCCCTAGCACAAATCCAGCAATGCTGTGTACTTTATTGATGAGCAAACACCCACCGatatgcacacacacacaaccaaaCAGTGAAATGTGAaggtaaataaatatttatgtcCTGTGCGTCGCCGCGCCGTATTTGTCGAAAtggattgttatttttttccttccttCCGAAATGACCTGTTGACATGTCCGGAATAGAAATAAATTGGTCCATAAGACCGGCCTTAATTGAGCACAATATACATCACCTTAATGGCAGGACCAGACCTGATGACCAAATTTATTGAGGTAGAAATATTGCTGAATTGTTG from Culex quinquefasciatus strain JHB chromosome 3, VPISU_Cqui_1.0_pri_paternal, whole genome shotgun sequence includes:
- the LOC6038219 gene encoding general odorant-binding protein 72, whose amino-acid sequence is MATRVELALLVWIAVWSTGKVEGKATVEQMMKTGEMIRSVCIGKAKASEELVNQLKESKFPDAMEVKCYVNCALEMMQAMKKGKLNYDAMLKQIDTIMPDELAEPMRNAVNVCRNSADGIKNNCEASYAVAKCISKNNPKFVFP